Proteins encoded in a region of the Flavobacterium sp. MDT1-60 genome:
- a CDS encoding protease complex subunit PrcB family protein gives MKKLMLSLFIAFGFSACSLSNDDMNNVDCGVNTEVAFTGFPLLCNYAVKSLPTNPAAIVVNSTERMEYYFTKHENTCTVASDPNIDFTQKFLVGIFAGAKPTSGYAIKITSIVENNCQIVINFYEKSPQNGETLSSAPTYPSDFILIPKTSKPIVFNRTTESSDNIVIGSFNSKCIGTDCQKFFQLNNYNIQKFQNVVAGNYDFSQYKYSTTTKRDEYTTFSKSIPTEILNLKGQTKTYGTPDSADQGGIYFEFTQGAVVTKIYIDNADTADQSTEVKLFKKTIQDKITSLK, from the coding sequence ATGAAAAAATTAATGTTAAGCTTGTTTATAGCTTTTGGATTTAGTGCTTGCTCTCTTAGTAATGATGACATGAATAATGTAGATTGTGGAGTAAACACAGAAGTAGCTTTTACAGGATTTCCACTTTTATGCAATTACGCTGTCAAAAGTTTACCTACTAACCCTGCTGCCATCGTAGTAAACTCAACTGAAAGAATGGAGTACTACTTTACAAAACACGAAAATACTTGTACTGTTGCAAGTGACCCTAATATCGATTTTACTCAAAAATTCTTAGTGGGAATTTTTGCCGGAGCAAAACCTACAAGTGGTTATGCTATAAAAATTACAAGTATTGTAGAAAATAATTGTCAAATTGTAATTAATTTTTACGAAAAAAGTCCACAGAATGGCGAAACTTTATCATCTGCACCTACTTATCCATCAGATTTTATTTTGATCCCTAAAACGTCAAAACCGATTGTTTTTAACAGAACAACAGAGAGCTCTGACAACATCGTAATTGGAAGTTTTAACAGTAAATGTATAGGTACAGATTGTCAAAAATTCTTCCAGCTAAACAATTACAATATTCAAAAATTTCAAAATGTAGTAGCAGGTAATTATGATTTTAGCCAATATAAATACAGTACTACTACAAAAAGAGACGAGTACACTACGTTTTCGAAAAGCATACCAACTGAAATTTTAAACTTAAAAGGACAAACTAAAACATACGGAACGCCGGACTCAGCTGATCAGGGCGGAATCTATTTTGAGTTTACTCAGGGAGCTGTTGTTACCAAAATTTATATCGACAACGCCGACACAGCAGATCAAAGCACAGAGGTTAAACTTTTCAAAAAAACTATCCAGGATAAAATCACCAGTTTAAAATAA
- the rmuC gene encoding DNA recombination protein RmuC: protein MFDFLPFLLAFVVAFVVALLLGIYLGRMLFSAKFQSEKVSLEERLNANINQLQLQKEQFENEKRNFEKVLQSNNVEKESIRTEKDSLAIQLSKKEVDFENLWERHKEQKAEITELQEKFTKEFENLANKILEEKSAKFTEQNSENMKNILLPLQDKIHGFEQKVEQTHKESIDYHAALRQQIVGLSEMNAQMSKETLNLTKALKGDSKMQGNWGELVLERVLEKSGLEKGREYEVQQSFTNNEGTRVFPDVVINLPDGKKMIVDSKVSLVAYEKWINEESEILKIDYLKEHVNSIKRHVEQLGNKNYHDLYQIESPDFVLLFIPIEPAFAIALNEDSALYNKAFDRNIVIVTPSTLLATLRTIDSMWANQKQQENAFEIARQAGALYDKFEGFVADLVRIGNKIKDTKNEYDSAMNKLVDGKGNLISSVEKLKKMGAKAKKALPENIIARASNTDENQLLN, encoded by the coding sequence ATGTTTGATTTTCTTCCCTTTTTATTGGCTTTTGTTGTGGCTTTTGTTGTGGCTTTGTTGCTGGGTATTTACTTAGGAAGAATGCTGTTTTCGGCCAAATTTCAATCAGAAAAGGTAAGTTTAGAGGAAAGACTAAATGCTAATATCAATCAATTGCAATTGCAGAAAGAGCAATTTGAAAATGAAAAAAGAAATTTTGAAAAAGTACTACAATCAAATAATGTAGAAAAAGAAAGTATCAGAACTGAAAAAGATAGTTTGGCTATCCAGCTTTCTAAAAAGGAAGTAGATTTTGAAAATTTATGGGAAAGACATAAAGAACAAAAAGCGGAGATTACAGAACTTCAGGAAAAGTTTACTAAAGAATTTGAAAATTTGGCGAATAAAATCCTTGAAGAAAAGTCGGCTAAATTTACGGAACAGAACAGCGAGAACATGAAAAATATCTTGTTACCATTGCAGGATAAGATTCATGGATTTGAGCAAAAAGTAGAACAAACACACAAAGAAAGCATCGATTATCACGCGGCTTTGCGTCAGCAGATTGTGGGATTAAGTGAAATGAATGCCCAAATGAGTAAAGAAACGTTAAACCTGACTAAGGCATTAAAAGGAGACAGTAAAATGCAGGGAAATTGGGGAGAGTTGGTATTAGAACGTGTTTTAGAAAAATCAGGTTTAGAAAAAGGACGTGAATATGAAGTACAGCAAAGTTTTACAAATAACGAAGGAACTCGCGTTTTTCCTGATGTTGTAATCAATTTGCCCGACGGCAAAAAAATGATTGTAGACTCTAAAGTTTCTTTGGTAGCCTACGAAAAATGGATCAATGAGGAATCTGAAATTCTTAAAATTGATTATTTAAAAGAGCACGTCAATTCTATTAAAAGACACGTAGAACAACTCGGAAATAAAAATTACCATGATTTGTATCAAATTGAAAGCCCTGATTTTGTTTTGCTTTTTATTCCGATAGAACCGGCTTTTGCTATTGCATTAAATGAAGATTCAGCTTTATACAATAAAGCATTTGATCGAAATATTGTGATTGTAACGCCAAGTACCTTATTGGCGACCTTAAGAACTATCGATAGTATGTGGGCAAACCAGAAACAGCAGGAAAACGCTTTTGAAATTGCCAGACAAGCCGGAGCTTTATACGATAAATTTGAAGGTTTTGTTGCCGATTTGGTTAGAATTGGAAACAAAATAAAAGACACCAAAAATGAATACGACAGTGCCATGAATAAATTGGTAGACGGAAAAGGAAACTTAATTTCGAGTGTCGAAAAATTAAAGAAAATGGGAGCAAAGGCAAAAAAGGCGCTTCCGGAAAACATTATTGCAAGAGCCTCAAATACAGATGAAAATCAATTACTAAACTAA
- a CDS encoding acyl-CoA thioesterase: protein MTADFKPVSSSKISISELMLPSHTNFSGKIHGGYILQLLDQIAFASASKFCGNYCVTASVDTVNFLKPIEVGELVTMKASVNYVGRSSMVVGIRVEAENIQTGAVKHCNSSYFTMVAKDKEGKSVAVPGLILSNLEEVRRFRKAVKHIEVRKEVEEHAKITNVNSIEDLASLDKYNVLLEIS, encoded by the coding sequence ATGACTGCAGATTTCAAACCCGTTTCTTCATCGAAAATAAGTATATCCGAATTAATGTTGCCATCGCACACCAATTTCAGCGGTAAAATTCACGGGGGATATATTTTACAATTACTGGATCAAATTGCTTTTGCTTCGGCCTCGAAATTTTGCGGGAATTATTGCGTAACGGCCTCTGTTGATACAGTAAACTTTTTGAAACCTATTGAAGTTGGAGAACTCGTTACCATGAAAGCTTCGGTGAATTACGTTGGAAGAAGCTCGATGGTTGTCGGGATTCGTGTTGAAGCAGAAAATATCCAGACAGGAGCTGTTAAACATTGTAATTCTTCTTATTTTACAATGGTGGCCAAAGACAAGGAAGGAAAAAGTGTCGCCGTTCCCGGACTTATTTTATCTAATTTAGAAGAGGTTCGTCGTTTTAGAAAAGCAGTTAAACATATTGAGGTACGAAAAGAAGTTGAAGAACATGCTAAAATTACCAATGTAAATTCGATTGAGGATTTAGCAAGTTTAGATAAATATAATGTACTTTTAGAAATTAGTTAG
- a CDS encoding VOC family protein, with translation MVKFRYTILYVENVEESIVFYENVFGFSRKFITPEHDYGELITGETTLSFASKNLAAQNLKDGFVESNLDNKPFAFEIGFITDDVLELVQKATSFGAVLVKEPTAKPWGQIVAYVRDLDGFLIEICTEME, from the coding sequence ATGGTAAAATTTAGATATACAATTTTATATGTAGAAAATGTAGAAGAGTCAATTGTGTTTTATGAAAATGTATTTGGTTTTTCAAGAAAATTCATAACTCCGGAACATGATTATGGTGAATTAATCACAGGCGAAACGACACTTTCATTTGCCTCGAAAAACCTGGCTGCTCAGAACCTAAAAGATGGTTTTGTTGAAAGTAACTTAGACAATAAACCTTTTGCATTTGAAATTGGTTTTATTACAGACGATGTTCTGGAGTTGGTACAAAAAGCGACTTCTTTTGGAGCGGTGCTGGTAAAAGAGCCAACTGCAAAACCATGGGGACAAATTGTGGCTTATGTTAGGGATCTGGATGGCTTTTTAATAGAGATTTGTACTGAAATGGAATAG
- a CDS encoding YceI family protein, protein MKRTTLLILLFSAFSLFAQEKFTTTTGTVNFEASVPLFEEIKAVNRSVAIVLEPKTSVFICTVIVKDFRFKLDLMQEHFNDNYMESNRYPKAVFKGKIAKFDLKDINEIEKEYTIKGKLTVRGKSREIEVKAFLKKVNEGIQIHSDFPIAFSDFNIQIPNRIAEKISQTANTDLIGVIRNEDAFLVTLK, encoded by the coding sequence ATGAAAAGAACTACATTATTAATCCTGCTTTTTTCAGCATTTTCTTTATTTGCTCAGGAAAAATTTACAACCACTACCGGAACTGTGAATTTTGAAGCTTCTGTGCCTTTATTTGAGGAAATAAAAGCTGTAAATAGATCTGTTGCGATTGTTTTGGAACCTAAAACAAGCGTTTTCATCTGCACTGTTATTGTCAAAGATTTTCGTTTTAAACTGGACTTGATGCAAGAACATTTTAACGACAATTATATGGAAAGTAATCGCTATCCTAAAGCGGTTTTTAAAGGTAAAATTGCCAAATTTGATTTGAAAGATATTAATGAAATTGAAAAAGAATATACGATAAAGGGTAAATTGACCGTTCGCGGAAAATCGAGAGAAATTGAAGTGAAAGCTTTTTTAAAAAAAGTAAATGAGGGAATCCAGATTCATTCTGATTTTCCAATTGCGTTTTCTGATTTTAATATTCAAATCCCTAATAGAATAGCCGAGAAAATTTCACAAACGGCCAATACTGATTTAATTGGTGTGATACGAAACGAAGATGCTTTCCTGGTGACCTTGAAATAA
- a CDS encoding TIGR01777 family oxidoreductase, producing the protein MAKNVLLTGGTGFIGKHLTDVLIDSGFSVSILSRYPRKNTPSITYYKWNLKDNFIEKEAILNADYIIHLAGEGIVEKRWTKKRKKAILESRIKPIELIFSILKENNKTLDAFISASAVGIYGANTSQEICTENTPPANDFLGTTCQKWENTADQITLLGIRTVKIRTGIVLGKDEGFLKKITPSFKAGFGAILGSGKQYLPWIHVEDLSQIYLKALVDAEMQGAYNATITDNTTNATLSRILAHLYGYSIWLPNIPPFLIKLGLGEMSIAVLEGQRVSSEKIQKAGFEFQYTDIEATLSTSLS; encoded by the coding sequence ATGGCTAAAAATGTTTTACTAACCGGAGGAACTGGATTTATTGGTAAACATCTTACAGATGTACTTATTGACAGTGGTTTTTCTGTATCTATTTTAAGCCGTTATCCAAGAAAAAATACGCCATCTATTACTTACTATAAATGGAATTTAAAAGATAATTTTATTGAGAAAGAAGCCATACTGAATGCGGATTATATTATTCATTTGGCTGGTGAAGGAATTGTAGAAAAACGTTGGACTAAAAAACGTAAAAAAGCAATTTTAGAAAGCCGTATTAAACCTATCGAACTTATCTTTTCTATTTTAAAGGAAAACAATAAAACTTTGGACGCTTTTATTTCAGCCTCTGCCGTTGGAATTTATGGGGCTAATACAAGTCAGGAAATTTGCACCGAAAACACACCTCCGGCAAATGACTTTTTAGGAACAACCTGCCAAAAATGGGAAAATACTGCCGATCAAATTACTTTATTGGGAATAAGGACAGTCAAAATAAGGACAGGAATTGTTTTGGGAAAAGATGAAGGCTTTCTCAAAAAAATAACGCCAAGTTTTAAAGCCGGATTTGGTGCCATTTTAGGTTCCGGAAAACAATATTTACCATGGATTCATGTAGAAGATTTATCTCAGATTTATTTGAAAGCATTAGTTGATGCTGAAATGCAGGGTGCGTACAATGCCACTATTACCGACAATACAACAAATGCAACCCTTTCAAGAATTCTGGCGCATTTGTACGGATATAGCATTTGGCTTCCAAATATACCGCCGTTTTTAATCAAACTTGGATTAGGTGAAATGAGCATTGCTGTTTTAGAAGGGCAAAGAGTTTCTTCTGAAAAAATACAAAAAGCAGGTTTTGAATTTCAATATACAGATATTGAAGCAACACTCTCTACCAGCTTGTCCTGA
- a CDS encoding TetR family transcriptional regulator C-terminal domain-containing protein: MATKKKIISKEDIVSMYMSEVLEKGQKPKSVYHFTKENDFTEAEFYAFFGTLEGLEKEIFRLFLVNTIDVLHKNSDYQEYDMKNKMLSFYFTFFEVLTANRSYVLQSLKLDRNPLKNLVQLTSLRESFKEYVSEILTDDYRLEQEKFQKFQEKGIQESAWLQLMMTIKFWMDDESAAFEKTDIFIEKSVNASFELMNVAPLNHLIDFGKFLFKEKIYSKQ, translated from the coding sequence ATGGCCACTAAAAAGAAGATAATCAGCAAAGAAGATATTGTTTCAATGTACATGAGTGAAGTTTTAGAAAAGGGACAAAAACCAAAATCAGTTTATCATTTTACAAAAGAAAATGATTTTACAGAAGCGGAATTTTATGCCTTTTTTGGAACGTTGGAAGGTTTAGAAAAAGAAATTTTCAGACTCTTTTTAGTCAATACAATTGATGTACTTCATAAAAATTCAGATTATCAGGAATACGATATGAAGAATAAAATGTTGAGTTTTTATTTCACTTTCTTCGAGGTTTTGACAGCCAACAGAAGTTATGTTTTACAATCGTTGAAACTCGACAGAAATCCATTGAAAAATTTAGTGCAACTGACCTCTCTTCGTGAATCGTTTAAAGAGTATGTTTCTGAAATCCTGACAGACGATTACAGACTTGAGCAGGAGAAATTTCAAAAATTCCAGGAAAAAGGAATTCAGGAGTCAGCTTGGTTACAATTAATGATGACGATAAAATTCTGGATGGATGATGAATCTGCAGCTTTTGAGAAAACAGATATTTTTATCGAAAAATCAGTTAATGCTTCATTTGAATTAATGAATGTTGCGCCACTAAATCATTTGATAGATTTTGGAAAATTTCTATTCAAAGAAAAAATATACAGCAAACAATGA
- a CDS encoding AarF/ABC1/UbiB kinase family protein, giving the protein MKTIDYIPTSKIERASKLVQTGAKVGVNYIKHYAEKMVNSDLTRDKLNENNAEDIYDGLKSLKGSALKVAQMLSMDKNFLPQAYVEKFSLSQFSVPPLSAPLVLKTFKTNFGKTPYEIFDEFNANSVNAASIGQVHLAKKNDKKLAVKIQYPGVANSISSDLALVKPIAIRMFNLQGKDSDKYFKEVEDKLIEETNYLLELKQSQEVVKACSKIENIIFPNYYPEFSSEKIITMDWMTGIHLSEFTAKNTDREVGDKIGQALWDFYMYQIHVLRKVHADPHPGNFLVDDQNQLIALDFGCMKQIPNEFYEPYFELINKNVITDQTLFNQKLFELEILRPDDSPSEIEYFTDMFHDLLSLFTKPFQNETFDFADETFFESIAKLGERFSNDTNLKKMNGNRGSKHFIYMNRTFFGLYNLMFDLKAKIVVTNYLKY; this is encoded by the coding sequence ATGAAAACAATCGATTATATACCAACATCAAAAATAGAAAGAGCCAGCAAATTGGTGCAAACCGGTGCAAAAGTAGGAGTGAACTACATAAAGCATTATGCTGAAAAAATGGTGAATTCTGATTTGACACGTGATAAACTCAATGAAAATAATGCCGAAGATATTTACGATGGATTAAAAAGCCTGAAAGGCAGCGCACTAAAAGTAGCCCAGATGCTAAGCATGGACAAAAACTTTTTGCCTCAGGCCTATGTCGAGAAATTCTCATTATCACAATTTTCTGTTCCACCACTTTCGGCTCCGTTGGTTTTAAAGACATTTAAAACGAATTTCGGAAAAACACCTTATGAGATTTTTGATGAATTCAATGCTAACTCAGTAAATGCAGCTAGTATTGGACAAGTGCATTTGGCAAAGAAAAACGATAAAAAATTAGCGGTTAAAATTCAATATCCGGGAGTTGCTAATAGTATTTCTTCAGATTTGGCTTTGGTAAAACCCATCGCAATCAGAATGTTTAATCTACAGGGAAAAGATTCGGATAAATATTTTAAGGAAGTTGAAGATAAATTGATAGAAGAAACCAATTATTTATTAGAATTAAAACAAAGTCAGGAAGTAGTTAAAGCCTGCAGTAAAATTGAAAATATAATTTTTCCGAATTATTATCCTGAGTTTTCATCAGAGAAAATCATCACGATGGACTGGATGACCGGAATTCATCTTTCTGAATTTACGGCCAAGAATACAGATCGTGAAGTTGGCGATAAAATAGGTCAGGCACTTTGGGATTTTTATATGTACCAGATTCATGTTTTGCGAAAAGTCCATGCTGATCCGCATCCCGGAAATTTTTTAGTGGATGATCAAAATCAATTAATTGCATTGGATTTTGGTTGTATGAAACAAATTCCGAATGAGTTTTACGAGCCTTATTTTGAATTAATTAATAAAAATGTAATTACAGATCAAACGCTTTTTAATCAGAAATTATTCGAATTGGAAATTCTTCGTCCAGACGATTCCCCTTCAGAAATTGAGTATTTTACAGATATGTTTCATGATTTGCTGTCACTTTTCACAAAACCATTTCAAAATGAAACTTTCGATTTTGCCGATGAAACTTTTTTCGAAAGCATTGCCAAATTAGGTGAACGTTTCTCAAACGATACCAACCTCAAAAAAATGAACGGAAATCGCGGTTCTAAGCACTTTATTTACATGAATCGAACTTTCTTTGGTTTGTACAATTTAATGTTTGATTTGAAAGCGAAAATTGTGGTGACGAATTATTTGAAATACTAG
- a CDS encoding deoxyribodipyrimidine photo-lyase — translation MAKQKVTLFWFRRDLRLEDNTGLFHALQSDFPVIPLFIFDDDILENLPKNDARVSFIYDSLQKINEQLHTIDSSILIKKGKTIEVWKSLLDEYDIQQVFFNKDYEPFAINRDLAISSLLKDNNIESLFFKDHVIFEEKEITKADGLPYTIYTPYKNKWLEKYHLSGGLSEYDSESLLSNFAANQFPFPELTAIGFEKSTIKVLPHNLTQITNYKETRDFPALDSTSYLSPHLRFGTVSIRKLVNWANRKNQTFLSELIWREFFIQILFSFPNVVNHNFKSAYDGIQWRNNEDDFKRWCSGTTGYPMVDAGMRQLNETGYMHNRVRMVVASFLCKHLLINWQWGEAYFAEKLLDFELASNVGNWQWAAGTGCDAAPYFRVFNPEIQQKKFDEKGIYIRKWIPEFDLGYNEPMIDHAFARDRAIVTYKKGIIK, via the coding sequence ATGGCAAAACAAAAAGTCACCCTTTTCTGGTTTAGACGCGATTTGCGCTTAGAAGACAATACCGGATTATTTCACGCTTTACAATCAGATTTTCCCGTAATTCCGCTATTTATTTTTGATGATGATATTCTAGAGAATCTTCCTAAAAATGATGCCAGAGTAAGTTTTATTTATGACTCGCTTCAAAAAATAAATGAACAGCTTCATACGATTGATTCTTCGATTTTAATCAAAAAAGGAAAAACTATTGAAGTTTGGAAATCACTTTTAGATGAATATGATATTCAACAAGTTTTCTTCAACAAAGATTATGAACCTTTTGCGATAAATAGAGATTTAGCGATTTCATCACTTTTAAAAGATAATAATATAGAATCCCTTTTCTTTAAAGATCATGTCATTTTTGAAGAAAAAGAAATCACAAAAGCAGACGGACTTCCCTATACCATTTACACGCCGTATAAAAACAAATGGCTGGAAAAATACCATCTTTCAGGTGGCTTATCAGAATATGATTCAGAATCACTCCTTAGTAATTTTGCTGCAAATCAATTTCCATTTCCGGAATTAACAGCAATCGGTTTTGAAAAGAGTACAATAAAAGTGCTTCCTCATAACTTAACACAAATTACCAATTACAAAGAAACCAGAGATTTCCCTGCTTTAGACAGCACTTCTTATCTTTCACCTCATTTACGTTTTGGAACTGTAAGTATTCGAAAATTGGTGAATTGGGCCAATCGAAAAAATCAAACATTTTTAAGCGAATTGATTTGGAGGGAATTTTTTATTCAGATCCTTTTCAGTTTTCCGAATGTTGTGAATCACAATTTTAAATCAGCTTACGATGGCATTCAGTGGAGGAATAATGAAGATGACTTTAAACGCTGGTGTTCCGGAACCACTGGTTACCCAATGGTTGATGCCGGAATGAGACAACTTAATGAAACCGGCTATATGCACAATCGCGTTCGTATGGTTGTAGCCAGTTTTTTATGCAAGCATTTGCTCATTAACTGGCAATGGGGTGAAGCTTATTTTGCAGAAAAATTATTAGATTTTGAATTGGCTTCGAACGTTGGAAACTGGCAATGGGCCGCCGGAACAGGCTGTGACGCCGCACCCTATTTCAGAGTCTTTAATCCCGAAATTCAACAAAAGAAATTTGATGAAAAAGGAATCTACATTCGAAAATGGATTCCTGAATTTGATTTGGGTTACAACGAACCAATGATTGATCACGCTTTTGCGAGGGACAGAGCGATTGTAACTTATAAGAAGGGAATCATTAAATAA
- a CDS encoding SRPBCC family protein → MKVYKIETVQHVNASVEECWDFFSSPKNLHTITLDNMSFEIQDFDGKRMYPGQIITYTLKPLLGIKINWVTIITVCKENRYFIDEQRFGPYALWHHKHFFEATEDGTKMVDIVHYALPLGYLGRIMNRLVVKSKLKTIFDYRHNKIEELFNSKVY, encoded by the coding sequence ATGAAAGTATACAAAATAGAAACCGTTCAACATGTAAATGCCAGCGTTGAAGAATGCTGGGATTTCTTTTCAAGCCCAAAAAATCTTCACACAATCACACTCGATAATATGAGTTTTGAAATTCAGGATTTTGACGGTAAACGAATGTATCCCGGACAAATTATTACGTATACTTTAAAACCTCTTTTAGGAATTAAAATCAATTGGGTTACGATCATTACAGTTTGCAAAGAAAATAGATATTTCATAGACGAACAGCGTTTTGGACCTTATGCTTTATGGCATCACAAACACTTTTTTGAAGCTACAGAAGATGGAACAAAAATGGTTGATATCGTACATTATGCCTTACCGTTAGGATATTTAGGCAGAATAATGAATAGGCTGGTTGTAAAAAGCAAACTGAAAACCATTTTTGATTATCGCCATAATAAAATTGAAGAATTGTTTAATTCAAAAGTATATTAA
- a CDS encoding sterol desaturase family protein: protein MISFLIFFGVFLFMECVTWLTHKYVMHGLMWYFHADHHQPKYEHAFERNDIFFVIFAIPSIVLFYFGVQGEFNYLFFIACGVTLYGICYFLIHDVLIHQRFKWFKNTKNKYLIGLRKAHKIHHKHLGKEEGECFGMLFVPFKYYKM from the coding sequence ATGATTTCTTTCTTAATCTTTTTCGGTGTTTTTCTGTTCATGGAATGTGTTACCTGGCTTACACACAAATATGTGATGCACGGATTAATGTGGTATTTTCACGCAGATCATCACCAACCTAAATACGAACATGCTTTTGAGCGCAACGACATTTTCTTTGTCATTTTTGCCATTCCGAGTATTGTCCTTTTTTATTTTGGCGTTCAGGGCGAATTCAATTATTTGTTTTTCATTGCCTGTGGCGTAACATTATATGGCATTTGCTATTTTTTAATTCATGATGTTTTGATTCATCAGCGCTTTAAATGGTTTAAAAACACCAAAAACAAATACCTCATCGGGTTACGAAAAGCGCATAAAATTCACCATAAACATTTGGGGAAAGAAGAAGGAGAATGTTTCGGAATGTTATTTGTTCCTTTTAAATATTATAAAATGTAA
- a CDS encoding phytoene/squalene synthase family protein, translating to MKTLFDTVSIKCSKLVTQSYSTSFSLAVKMLSPSIRDGIYSIYGFVRFADEIVDSFHDYDKENLINDFEKEYYKAMEIGISLNPILNSFQHTIKQYNITDDLVQDFLKSMKLDLVKSTYNTQTEYEDYIYGSADVVGLMCLKVFVKGNNQKYDQLKSEAMRLGSAFQKVNFLRDLKEDNLVLNRNYFPGVDLKSFDENVKTTIIKEIEEDFKIAYQGIVKLPIEAKFGVYTAYIYYKKLLKKLKNTPYYEIGNSRIRVSNYTKAGLLAQSFVTYKLKLV from the coding sequence ATGAAAACACTATTTGATACCGTTTCTATAAAATGCAGTAAATTGGTCACCCAAAGCTACAGCACTTCTTTTTCGCTTGCAGTAAAAATGCTTTCTCCAAGTATACGGGATGGCATTTACAGCATTTATGGTTTTGTACGTTTTGCCGACGAAATCGTCGATTCTTTTCACGATTACGACAAAGAAAACCTCATCAATGATTTTGAAAAAGAATATTACAAAGCCATGGAAATAGGAATCAGCCTCAACCCTATTCTCAACTCTTTTCAGCATACGATAAAACAATATAATATCACTGACGATTTAGTTCAGGACTTTTTAAAAAGTATGAAACTTGATCTCGTAAAATCGACCTATAATACTCAAACAGAATACGAAGATTACATTTACGGTTCTGCTGATGTTGTAGGCTTAATGTGTTTAAAGGTTTTTGTTAAAGGAAATAATCAAAAATACGATCAGCTTAAAAGTGAAGCAATGCGTCTGGGATCTGCTTTTCAGAAAGTAAATTTTTTACGCGATTTAAAAGAGGATAATTTAGTTTTAAACCGAAACTATTTTCCGGGAGTTGACTTAAAATCTTTTGATGAAAATGTTAAAACGACCATCATCAAAGAAATCGAAGAAGATTTTAAAATTGCCTATCAGGGAATTGTAAAACTTCCAATCGAAGCAAAATTTGGCGTCTATACTGCTTACATTTATTATAAAAAACTACTTAAGAAACTAAAAAACACACCTTATTATGAAATTGGAAATTCGAGGATCAGGGTTTCAAATTACACAAAAGCGGGACTTTTAGCCCAATCTTTTGTAACTTACAAACTAAAACTAGTCTGA